TCTTGCGCTACATGCAGATTCCGAGCTTGCAGGAATACATCCTGGTGGAGCAACACAAGCCGCTGGTGGACGTTTGTTTCATCAACGATCGGGGCGTTTGGGACTCCGAAACCGTCAGAGGACTGGATGCAATGGTAAAAATCCGGTCGTTGGGAATCGAGGTGGCCATGGCCGATATTTATCGGTTGGTGGATTTTGAAGTGCCTACGGAGCCGTCCTGAAATCCGGCATTTTGCAGGGAATTCGTGGAAACACCACAAATTTCCCAATTTGCAGGGGATGAATTCGGTGAAAAGAAAATTCCTTGTGCTGATTTCCCTGACTGCCGCGCTCCTTGCGCAGTCATCTTGCACGCTGATGAGCGAAAAATGGGACATCCATCCTGACGCAAAAAAGGCTGATTTCCATTCGGAGTTTCTTGCTGCCAAGCCCTCACCGCCCAAAGCAGGCCGCCCGAATATCGTGGTCATCCTCGCCGACGACCTCGGAAAAATGGACATCTCCCGCTATGGCGGTACGCATCAGCAAACGCCACACATCGACGCGATCGGGAGAAACGGCGTGACCTTCACCGAAGGGTATATCACCTCTCCGATTTGCAGCCCGTCGCGGGCGGGCATGCTCACCGGCCGCTATCAGCAACGCTTCGGCTACGAATACCAACCCCATGACCGCTACCCTCGCAACGAAGTCGAATACTTCTTCTACCAGCATTTTTTCGATAGCCGTTCTTGGAACCTCACCAAGGACAAGTCCTTTCCGACATTCGAAGCCATCCTGCAACAAGGGCTGCCCATGGCTGAATTCACCCTCGCCGAATTGCTGCAAAAGCATGGCTACGCCACGGGGATTGTCGGCAAATGGCATTTGGGCGTCGAGGAGCATTGCCTGCCCAACAAACGCGGATTTGACCACCAATATGGGTTTTATGAGGCCTATACCTTGTATCATCCCGACCTCGAAGACAGCAACATCCTCAATCAGCACCACGACGATTTCTCCGACTCCCATATCTGGAACGGTGCGCGGAAGGGCAACTGCGCACTGCGCTGCAACAATGTGGTCGTCGAAGATTCGGTTTACCTCACACAGCGGCTTGCCGACGAGGCTGTCAAGTTCATCGATCAGCATCAGGATTCGTCCTTTTTCCTCTATGTGCCATTCTCCGCGCCGCATACGCCTTTTCAAATCACCAAGGAATACTACGACCGCTTCCCCAACGAGCCCGACCGCAACAAACGCATCTACTATGGGATGATTGCCGCATTGGACGATGCCGTCGGTCAAATCGTGGCTGCCTTACGGGAAAAAGGACTGGAAGAAAACACGATGATTTGGTTCTTGAGCGACAACGGCGGGGCGACGTACACGCGTGCAACCGACAACTATCCGCTCAAGGGAGGCAAATTCACGAACTTCGAAGGGGGACTCAACGTGC
The DNA window shown above is from Bacteroidota bacterium and carries:
- a CDS encoding sulfatase-like hydrolase/transferase; translation: MKRKFLVLISLTAALLAQSSCTLMSEKWDIHPDAKKADFHSEFLAAKPSPPKAGRPNIVVILADDLGKMDISRYGGTHQQTPHIDAIGRNGVTFTEGYITSPICSPSRAGMLTGRYQQRFGYEYQPHDRYPRNEVEYFFYQHFFDSRSWNLTKDKSFPTFEAILQQGLPMAEFTLAELLQKHGYATGIVGKWHLGVEEHCLPNKRGFDHQYGFYEAYTLYHPDLEDSNILNQHHDDFSDSHIWNGARKGNCALRCNNVVVEDSVYLTQRLADEAVKFIDQHQDSSFFLYVPFSAPHTPFQITKEYYDRFPNEPDRNKRIYYGMIAALDDAVGQIVAALREKGLEENTMIWFLSDNGGATYTRATDNYPLKGGKFTNFEGGLNVPMMLQWKSQLPAGIEFKEPVISMDIFQTTAEISGIDLPKDRPYDGVNLLPYLTGNRDKEPHEALFWRSNYTWAVRQGPWKLIVDELSGNRVLYNLDLDKVEQNNLYTQSPDIVKMLESAYNQWEAGTVSPLWQRVMEYRFETKDGDFFFPL